CAAGATCGTCATGCGCTTCTGGATGATCGCCGGCGTGGCCGCCGCCATCGGCTTGGCGATGTTTTTTCTGGATATTAAATTTTAGGTATATAATGCGAATACAACGAATTTTACGCGAATACTACAAAATCCGCGAACCGAATTGAAATTTGTTAAATAGTTCGCGGTATTCGCGTTCATTATTACTAATTCGTATGAGCCGCATTCGTAGCGCGGCAGACGAATCGGTAGTATTCGCATCATGTTAATGTTCAAAGTAGGACGTCCGATTAAACAAAGAACTTCTTCAGCTTTGCATCAGCCCGATAAAAAACTTTTGGTTTCCATCGGGCTTTTGATCGTCCTCGGTCTTGTTTTTCTTTCTTCGGCTTCGGCGGTCGTGGCCTATACGCGCTATGGGGCGAGCAATTATTTTTTTAAGCGGCAATTATTGGTCGTTTTGGCCGGGGCGGTGCTCTTTTACATCTGCTACAAGATCGATTATCATCTTTGGCGCAAATACGCTTTTTTCTTTTTGGTTCTTTCCTGCGTTTTTTTGTCACTGGTTTTTATTCCCGGCTTGAGCATGAACGGCGGCAAGGCCAGGAGCTGGCTGGATATTTTCGGTTTTTCCCTTCAGCCTTCAGAATTCGTCAAAATTTTTTTTCTGATTTATCTGGCGGCCTGGCTGGAAGCGCGGCGAAAAGACTTGCATGATTTCAAGCAGGGGATCGGTCCATTCCTTTTGGTATTATTGGTGATCGCCGTTTTAATGCTGTTACAGCCGGACTTGGGCACCTTAGCCATTATCGGCAGTGTTTCTTTGATCGTTTATTTTGTCGGCGGCGGAAAAATATTACATTTGGCGATCGTTCTGCTTTTAGTGGCTCTGGCTTTGACGGTAATGGTGCATTTTAAACCTTATCAAATGGAACGCTTCAAATGCGCTTTTGAATCATCGGCTAATGTCAAAGCTGAATGCTATCAGCTTAATCAGTCGCTGATCGCCGTTGGTTCGGGGGGAATTTTCGGCCGCGGCTTGGGACAATCGCGGCAAAAATTTTTGTATTTGCCAGAGGCCTACGGCGATTCGATCTTCGCGGTGATGGCCGAAGAGATCGGTTTTGTTTTTGCCACGGCCTTTCTTCTGCTTTGCCTTTTTCTTTTTTTTCGGATCATTATGATCGCTAAGTACGCGCCCGATCTTTTCGGCAAACTGCTCTGTACCGGCGTAGCTTCCTGGCTGGCCATTCAAACCTTTTTCAATGTCGGCGGGATCATCGGCCTGATT
The sequence above is drawn from the Patescibacteria group bacterium genome and encodes:
- the ftsW gene encoding putative lipid II flippase FtsW, coding for MFKVGRPIKQRTSSALHQPDKKLLVSIGLLIVLGLVFLSSASAVVAYTRYGASNYFFKRQLLVVLAGAVLFYICYKIDYHLWRKYAFFFLVLSCVFLSLVFIPGLSMNGGKARSWLDIFGFSLQPSEFVKIFFLIYLAAWLEARRKDLHDFKQGIGPFLLVLLVIAVLMLLQPDLGTLAIIGSVSLIVYFVGGGKILHLAIVLLLVALALTVMVHFKPYQMERFKCAFESSANVKAECYQLNQSLIAVGSGGIFGRGLGQSRQKFLYLPEAYGDSIFAVMAEEIGFVFATAFLLLCLFLFFRIIMIAKYAPDLFGKLLCTGVASWLAIQTFFNVGGIIGLIPMTGVPLPFVSQGGSSLIAALIGLGIVLNISRQTTNFH